Proteins from one Flavobacterium sp. N2038 genomic window:
- the ychF gene encoding redox-regulated ATPase YchF: MKAGIVGLPNVGKSTLFNCLSNAKAQSANFPFCTIEPNIGVVNVPDPRINKLEELVKPERVQMATVDIVDIAGLVKGASKGEGLGNQFLGNIRECNAIIHVLRCFDNDNIVHVDGNVNPIRDKETIDIELQLKDLETIEKRLEKVKRAAKTGNKEAQTEEALLNRIREALLQAKSARTIIPQNNDEEVLMEAFQLITAKPVLYVCNVDESSAVNGNKYVDQVRELVKDEEAEVIILSVGAEADITELESYEERQVFLEDMGLTEPGASVLIRAAYKLLKQQTYFTAGVKEVRAWTINIGATAPQAAGVIHTDFEKGFIRAEVISYEDYVQYGSEAKAKEAGKFKVEGKEYVVKDGDVMHFRFNV; the protein is encoded by the coding sequence ATGAAAGCAGGAATTGTAGGATTACCAAATGTTGGAAAATCAACATTATTTAATTGTTTATCTAATGCAAAAGCGCAAAGTGCCAACTTTCCGTTTTGTACAATCGAACCTAATATTGGTGTTGTAAACGTTCCGGATCCAAGAATCAATAAATTGGAAGAATTGGTAAAACCAGAGCGCGTACAAATGGCAACTGTAGATATCGTAGATATTGCAGGTTTGGTAAAAGGAGCAAGTAAAGGTGAAGGTCTTGGAAACCAGTTTTTAGGGAATATTAGAGAGTGTAACGCAATCATTCACGTATTACGCTGTTTTGACAATGATAATATTGTGCACGTTGACGGAAATGTAAATCCAATTCGTGATAAAGAAACGATCGATATCGAATTGCAGTTAAAAGATTTAGAAACAATCGAAAAACGTTTAGAAAAAGTAAAACGTGCTGCAAAAACAGGAAATAAAGAAGCTCAGACAGAAGAAGCTTTGTTAAACAGAATTAGAGAAGCTCTTTTACAGGCAAAATCGGCAAGAACTATCATTCCTCAAAATAATGATGAAGAAGTTTTAATGGAAGCTTTCCAATTAATTACAGCAAAACCAGTTTTATATGTTTGTAATGTTGACGAAAGTTCAGCTGTAAACGGAAACAAATATGTAGATCAGGTTCGTGAATTAGTAAAAGATGAAGAAGCTGAAGTGATTATTCTTTCAGTAGGAGCAGAGGCAGATATTACAGAGTTAGAAAGCTACGAAGAGCGTCAGGTTTTCCTTGAAGATATGGGATTAACAGAGCCGGGTGCATCAGTTTTAATTCGTGCAGCTTACAAATTGCTTAAGCAACAAACTTATTTTACTGCTGGTGTAAAAGAAGTTCGTGCCTGGACAATTAATATTGGAGCAACTGCGCCACAAGCTGCCGGAGTTATCCATACAGATTTCGAAAAAGGATTCATCCGTGCAGAGGTTATTTCATATGAAGATTACGTTCAATATGGTTCTGAAGCAAAAGCAAAAGAAGCTGGAAAATTTAAAGTTGAAGGAAAAGAATATGTTGTAAAAGATGGTGATGTAATGCACTTCCGTTTTAACGTTTAG
- a CDS encoding TonB-dependent receptor, giving the protein MKKLALFLFLLNSAFLFAQKEVSGVVKDKTGAPLPGVNIVEKGTSNGVSTDFEGSFRIKVKEGATLVFSYVGFSTIEKTASGDKLDVVLGESDGQILNDVVVVGSRSAKRTVVNSAVPIDVINVKDVTTQSGKIEINQLLQYVAPSFNANKQSGSDGADHVDPASLRGMGPDQTLVLINGKRRHQSSLINLFGTRGRGNTGTDLNAIPAASIKRIEILRDGAAAQYGSDAIAGVINIVTNDNVNELTGSVTYGFSNTHAKGDFLPGTPNTKGYRLDQNGNGNSYGKNQDFDGGSVKVAANYGIALGTKGGYANFTGEFISKNKTLRPAYDFRKGFGDAEMQGVNLFANFAVPIADKTEFYAFGGSNFRDTDAYAFTRNDGERVVESVYPGGYTPRITSKINDNSVAAGIRTESGGGWKFDLSNTFGMNKFQYDIKGTINASLEEKSPHEFDAGGHSLLQNTTNFDISKNYDSILEGFNIAFGTEFRVEQFKIFAGEEGSYATYDVNGKAITDPTTQSPPIDPISGEPRPGGSQGFPGYSPLNTVNKNRTNFSLYTDAELDVTKALMVSGAVRFENYSDFGSTFNGKLASRLKITDHINARGSISTGFRAPSLAQIYYNLHFTNFNAQGAQEVLLAPNDSPVTQAFGIQKLNEEKAVNGSLGLTANYGDFTATIDGYYIKVKDRIVLTGYFDASSLNLGVDSAQFFANGVDTSTHGLDLVFSWKKAFDFGNFGATLVGNINDMKIDKVKSGDLDEATFFGKREKAFLLASAPDSKFGLNLTYSKSKFDAGLAFTRFSKVVLVDYADEDDVYNPRLVTDLTLGYQFTKSLKLSIGSNNLFNVYPSKQDEQGNTEAGGYWDAVQMGFSGAYYYARLGFNF; this is encoded by the coding sequence ATGAAAAAGCTTGCTTTATTTTTATTTCTGCTGAATTCAGCATTTCTTTTTGCACAAAAAGAAGTTTCGGGTGTCGTCAAAGACAAGACCGGCGCACCACTTCCTGGTGTGAATATTGTCGAAAAAGGGACTTCAAATGGCGTATCTACCGATTTTGAAGGTAGCTTTAGAATAAAAGTAAAAGAAGGTGCGACTTTGGTTTTTAGCTATGTAGGATTTTCGACCATTGAAAAAACAGCTTCTGGCGACAAACTAGATGTTGTTCTGGGCGAAAGTGATGGCCAGATTCTGAATGATGTTGTGGTTGTAGGTTCCAGAAGCGCAAAGAGAACCGTTGTAAACTCAGCAGTTCCAATCGATGTTATTAATGTAAAAGATGTTACAACACAAAGTGGTAAAATTGAAATTAATCAGTTACTACAATACGTTGCTCCTTCTTTTAACGCCAACAAACAATCGGGTTCTGATGGTGCTGACCACGTTGATCCGGCTTCTTTAAGAGGTATGGGACCTGACCAGACTTTGGTTTTGATTAACGGGAAAAGAAGACATCAATCGTCTTTAATCAATTTGTTTGGTACTCGCGGACGTGGAAATACGGGAACAGATTTGAATGCTATTCCGGCGGCTTCTATTAAAAGAATCGAAATTCTGCGTGATGGTGCTGCAGCACAATACGGTTCTGATGCGATTGCGGGAGTTATTAATATTGTGACTAATGACAATGTAAATGAACTTACAGGTTCTGTGACTTACGGATTTTCTAATACGCATGCAAAAGGTGACTTTCTTCCAGGGACTCCAAATACCAAAGGCTACAGATTAGACCAAAACGGAAATGGAAATTCATACGGAAAAAATCAGGATTTTGATGGAGGTTCTGTAAAAGTGGCTGCCAATTACGGTATTGCTTTAGGAACTAAAGGTGGTTATGCCAACTTTACAGGAGAATTTATAAGCAAAAACAAAACATTAAGACCTGCTTATGACTTTAGAAAAGGTTTTGGTGATGCCGAAATGCAGGGCGTTAATTTATTTGCCAATTTTGCTGTTCCAATTGCTGATAAAACAGAATTTTATGCTTTTGGAGGCAGTAATTTTAGAGATACAGATGCTTATGCTTTTACAAGAAATGATGGTGAAAGAGTTGTAGAATCAGTTTATCCGGGTGGTTATACACCAAGAATCACATCAAAAATCAATGACAACTCGGTTGCTGCGGGAATTAGAACAGAATCCGGAGGTGGCTGGAAATTTGATTTGAGTAATACTTTTGGAATGAACAAATTTCAATACGATATAAAAGGTACAATCAATGCTTCTCTTGAAGAAAAATCTCCTCATGAGTTTGATGCCGGAGGCCATAGCTTACTTCAAAACACTACCAATTTTGATATTTCTAAAAACTACGATAGTATCCTTGAAGGTTTTAATATCGCTTTTGGAACAGAATTTAGAGTGGAACAATTTAAAATTTTCGCAGGAGAAGAAGGCTCTTATGCTACTTACGATGTTAATGGAAAGGCTATAACAGATCCAACAACACAAAGCCCTCCGATTGACCCAATTTCGGGCGAACCAAGACCTGGAGGATCACAAGGTTTTCCTGGATACAGCCCGTTAAATACAGTAAACAAAAACAGAACAAACTTTTCTCTTTATACTGATGCGGAGTTAGATGTAACAAAAGCGTTAATGGTGAGCGGTGCCGTTCGTTTTGAAAATTACAGCGATTTTGGAAGTACTTTTAATGGAAAATTAGCCTCAAGGTTAAAAATTACAGATCATATTAATGCCAGAGGGTCTATTAGTACAGGTTTCCGTGCACCATCATTGGCTCAAATTTATTACAACCTGCACTTTACAAATTTTAATGCACAAGGAGCTCAGGAAGTTTTACTGGCACCAAACGATAGCCCGGTTACACAAGCATTTGGCATTCAAAAACTAAACGAAGAGAAAGCGGTAAACGGTTCTTTGGGATTAACTGCAAATTATGGCGATTTTACAGCAACGATTGATGGTTACTATATTAAAGTTAAAGACCGTATCGTATTAACAGGATATTTTGATGCAAGCAGTTTAAACCTTGGTGTTGATTCGGCTCAGTTTTTTGCTAACGGAGTTGACACGAGTACTCACGGTTTAGATTTAGTTTTCTCCTGGAAAAAAGCATTTGACTTCGGAAATTTTGGTGCAACACTGGTTGGTAACATTAATGACATGAAAATCGACAAAGTAAAGAGCGGCGATTTAGATGAGGCAACTTTTTTCGGAAAACGCGAAAAAGCCTTTTTATTAGCATCTGCTCCAGACAGTAAATTTGGTTTAAACCTTACTTATTCAAAAAGTAAATTTGACGCAGGTTTAGCTTTTACACGCTTCAGCAAAGTAGTTTTGGTTGATTATGCAGATGAAGATGATGTTTACAACCCTAGACTAGTAACCGATCTAACTTTAGGCTATCAATTTACTAAAAGCCTGAAATTAAGCATAGGAAGTAACAACTTATTCAATGTATATCCTTCTAAACAAGACGAACAAGGAAACACAGAGGCTGGTGGTTACTGGGATGCTGTACAAATGGGTTTCAGCGGAGCTTACTACTATGCAAGACTTGGATTTAATTTCTAA
- a CDS encoding 4Fe-4S dicluster domain-containing protein translates to MAIIITDECINCGACEPECPNTAIYEGADDWRYKDGTSLSGKVILPDGTEVDAEDAQTPISDEIYYIVPGKCTECKGFHDEPQCAAVCPVDCCVPDDNHVEDEETLLNRQAFLHGE, encoded by the coding sequence ATGGCAATTATTATAACTGACGAATGCATTAATTGTGGGGCCTGCGAACCAGAATGCCCAAATACAGCAATATATGAAGGAGCAGATGATTGGAGATATAAAGACGGAACAAGTCTTTCTGGAAAAGTAATTTTACCTGACGGAACTGAAGTTGATGCTGAAGACGCTCAAACTCCAATTTCTGATGAGATCTATTACATTGTTCCGGGAAAATGTACAGAGTGTAAAGGTTTTCATGATGAACCTCAATGTGCTGCTGTATGTCCTGTTGATTGTTGTGTACCAGATGATAACCATGTAGAAGATGAAGAAACCTTGTTGAACAGACAAGCATTCTTGCATGGCGAATAA